From a single Nicotiana tomentosiformis chromosome 2, ASM39032v3, whole genome shotgun sequence genomic region:
- the LOC104103583 gene encoding uncharacterized protein isoform X1 yields MKLKNSRTLVVALFFLQLLRISNGISTSQLLQQISSQNNKYLTKEEHWFNQSLDHFSPYDHRTFGQRYYEFLDYFRIPDGPIFLKICGESACNGIPNDYLSDSLSLSCPFPSFSPLPNFHGWVTWRQGLEKEMEKKSIFRSCDLGSVTSGSI; encoded by the exons ATGAAGTTAAAAAATAGCAGAACTCTAGTTGTTGCTTTGTTCTTCTTACAGTTGCTTAGAATCTCAAACGGAATCTCAACTTCTCAGCTTCTTCAGCAAATCAGCTCACAGAACAACAAGTACTTGACCAAAGAAGAACACTGGTTCAATCAGTCTCTTGATCATTTTTCTCCTTAC GATCATCGGACATTCGGACAGAGGTACTATGAGTTTCTTGACTATTTCCGAATTCCTGATGGAcccatatttttgaaaatttgtgGAGAATCTGCTTGCAACGGAATACCGAATGATTACCTCAGT GACAGTCTGTCTTTGTCATGCCCCTTCCCCTCTTTTTCTCCACTCCCCAACTTCCATGGGTGGGTAACATGGCGGCAGGGGTTGGAAAAGGAAATGGAAAAGAAATCGATCTTTCGTTCCTGTGACCTAGGTTCAGTCACTTCAGGCAGCATTTGA
- the LOC104103583 gene encoding uncharacterized protein isoform X2 produces the protein MKLKNSRTLVVALFFLQLLRISNGISTSQLLQQISSQNNKYLTKEEHWFNQSLDHFSPYDHRTFGQRYYEFLDYFRIPDGPIFLKICGESACNGIPNDYLSSVFVMPLPLFFSTPQLPWVGNMAAGVGKGNGKEIDLSFL, from the exons ATGAAGTTAAAAAATAGCAGAACTCTAGTTGTTGCTTTGTTCTTCTTACAGTTGCTTAGAATCTCAAACGGAATCTCAACTTCTCAGCTTCTTCAGCAAATCAGCTCACAGAACAACAAGTACTTGACCAAAGAAGAACACTGGTTCAATCAGTCTCTTGATCATTTTTCTCCTTAC GATCATCGGACATTCGGACAGAGGTACTATGAGTTTCTTGACTATTTCCGAATTCCTGATGGAcccatatttttgaaaatttgtgGAGAATCTGCTTGCAACGGAATACCGAATGATTACCTCAGT TCTGTCTTTGTCATGCCCCTTCCCCTCTTTTTCTCCACTCCCCAACTTCCATGGGTGGGTAACATGGCGGCAGGGGTTGGAAAAGGAAATGGAAAAGAAATCGATCTTTCGTTCCTGTGA
- the LOC138904478 gene encoding uncharacterized protein, translating into MKGVMRFGKKGNLSPRYIGPYKIIRKVSQVAYELDLPSKLEFVRPVFHVSMLRRCIGDTSKVILVDDVQVTEQLSYEEAHNTILDRQVRRLKTKDIASVLWINNNMEDMTLEAEEEMKTRYPHLFPLLEEDQAETSQPLGTYMVGSSTVTEEILSKFV; encoded by the exons atgaaaggtgttatgagattcggtaagaaaggaaatcttagccctcggtacattggaccttataagattatacgcaaAGTaagccaagtagcatatgagttagacttgccttccaaattggagtttgtacgtccagtatttcatgtgtctatgcttcgtagGTGTATTGGAGATACCTCTAAAGTCATtctagttgacgatgttcaggttacaGAGCAGTTATCATACGAGGAAGCTCACAAtactatactagatagacaagttcgtaGATTAAAAACTAAGGATATAGCTTCGgtactttggattaacaataatATGGAGGATATGACTttggaagctgaagaagaaatgaagactaggtatcctcacttgtttccacttctGGAGGAGGATCAggctgagacatcacagcctttaggtacgtatatg gttggtagtagtaccgttacaGAGGAGATTCTGTCAAAATTTGTATAG